One stretch of Prunus persica cultivar Lovell chromosome G1, Prunus_persica_NCBIv2, whole genome shotgun sequence DNA includes these proteins:
- the LOC18793774 gene encoding probable serine/threonine-protein kinase WNK1 isoform X2: MAPEVYEEEYNELVDIYSFGMCILEMVTFEYPYSECTHPAQIYKKVISGKKPEALYKVKDPEVRRFVEKCLVAVSRRLSARELLKDPFLRVDDYGYDLRSIEYPRDMSEIGPLLRQPYSELHHSNSSLSNGYGHCLGYETENDLDYHSVDYRLSEIDLFACQEDEHLGDLDLTIKGRRREDDGIFLRLRIADKEGRIRNIYFPFDTETDTALSVAREMVAELDITDQDVTKIAEMIDGEIATLVPGWKSGRGIEQSPHCNNASFCQNCASYGSILDYASSDSPGVKNLQVLQCSKHGSAAVHGRFEEITYQVQGSEQCLTDGAPRTSSHSNGVPYADIWAQRDGPESSSHCSREIHCDENHETMDVTNFGKEERIITMDNESDSKARNSFSEKLSTTSDQLDDYENELRQELRWLKATYQIQLREIRDQQLGVKPKTSSLSPNSDHSEHREKNGALMSLVSPRRTTENKKPSLKCFSSGKQFTYFPEDAEKKYLANQSLQNCEAIDGAYSPEQMITAKSFYVGALLPHSLHRATSLPVDAIDV, encoded by the exons ATGGCTCCAGAGGTTTATGAAGAGGAATACAATGAATTAGTTGACATTTATTCCTTTGGGATGTGCATCTTGGAGATGGTTACCTTTGAATATCCATACAGTGAATGCACTCATCCTGCTCAAATCTATAAGAAAGTTATCTCT GGGAAAAAACCAGAAGCTCTATACAAAGTAAAGGATCCTGAGGTGCGGCGTTTTGTTGAAAAATGCTTAGTGGCCGTGTCTCGTAGACTTTCTGCTAGGGAGCTTTTGAAAGACCCTTTTCTCCGGGTTGATGATTATGGATATGATTTAAGGTCAATAGAGTATCCAAGGGATATGTCTGAAATAGGGCCCCTCTTAAGACAACCTTACTCTGAACTTCATCACAGTAACAGCTCTTTGAGTAATGGGTATGGCCATTGTCTTGGTtatgaaactgaaaatgaTTTGGATTACCATTCGGTTGATTACAGATTGAGTGAAATTGATCTATTTGCTTGTCAAGAGGATGAGCATTTGGGTGATCTTGACCTCACAATCAAAGGAAGGAGGAGAGAAGATGATGGCATCTTTTTAAGGCTCAGAATTGCAGATAAAGAAG GCCGCATCCGAAACATCTACTTcccatttgatactgagacTGACACGGCATTGAGTGTTGCTAGAGAGATGGTTGCTGAGCTTGATATCACAGACCAAGATGTGACAAAAATAGCAGAGATGATTGATGGTGAAATTGCTACCTTGGTACCAGGGTGGAAGAGTGGCCGAGGCATAGAACAAAGTCCCCATTGCAATAATGCaagtttttgtcaaaattgtGCCTCATATGGTTCCATTCTGGATTATGCATCATCAGATAGTCCAGGTGTCAAGAACCTCCAAGTTCTTCAGTGTTCTAAACATGGATCTGCTGCTGTCCATGGCCGTTTTGAAGAGATTACCTACCAAGTTCAAGGGTCAGAACAATGTCTTACAGATGGTGCACCCAGAACATCAAGCCATTCTAATGGTGTGCCCTATGCTGATATCTGGGCTCAAAGAGATGGACCAGAATCCAGCTCACATTGTTCAAGAGAGATCCATTGTGATGAAAATCATGAAACAATGGATGTAACAAACTTTGGAAAGGAAGAGAGAATTATAACTATGGACAATGAGAGCGACTCCAAAGCAAGAAATTCTTTCTCAGAGAAACTTTCAACCACTTCTGATCAATTAGATGATTATGAGAATGAGCTTCGTCAAGAACTAAGATGGCTCAAAGCAACGTATCAAATACAGTTGAGGGAGATTAGGGACCAACAGCTTGGAGTAAAACCAAAAACTTCAAGCCTAAGTCCAAATTCTGATCACTCGGAGCACAGGGAAAAGAATGGAGCTTTAATGTCCTTGGTTTCACCCCGGCGGAcgacagaaaacaaaaaaccttcCCTGAAATGCTTTTCCTCAGGAAAGCAATTCACATATTTTCCAGAGGATgctgaaaagaaatatttGGCAAACCAAAGTCTCCAAAATTGTGAGGCAATTGATGGGGCTTACAGTCCTGAGCAAATGATCACTGCAAAGAGTTTCTACGTAGGAGCGTTGCTTCCACACTCTCTTCACAGGGCAACTTCTCTACCAGTTGATGCTATAGATGTTTAA
- the LOC18790958 gene encoding uncharacterized protein LOC18790958 encodes MENNSIISGDKPTVMVTNDDGIEGPGLLALVQVLVSTRRYNVLVCAPESEQSAVSHCITWRHPIAAKQVHIDGATAYAVSGSPADCASLGISKTLFPSVPDLVISGINMGSNCGYHIVYSGTVAGAREAFLNGVPAISVSYDWVGAKSSINDFTLAAEACLPIINGVLAELRNKTYPQNCFLNIDLPANIANHKGYKLTKQGKSLIKMGWRQVTSESDKAAGKMLSTMVMETDSTASTEINASATSAEHLLFTREIRSGQVDEDDSDHRSLQEGYITVTPLGALSNVEIDCHAYLKEWLPNAAERLSASAL; translated from the exons atggaaaACAACAGTATCATCTCCGGCGACAAGCCCACAGTGATGGTGACGAACGACGACGGAATCGAAGGTCCTGGACTTCTGGCTCTGGTTCAAGTCCTCGTCTCCACCCGTCGCTACAATGTTCTTGTCTGCGCCCCTGAATC GGAACAGTCAGCTGTGAGTCACTGCATCACATGGCGTCATCCAATTGCTGCCAAGCAAGTGCATATTGATGGAGCAACAGCCTATGCTGTTTCTG GAAGTCCGGCTGATTGTGCTTCTCTGGGTATCTCCAAAACGCTTTTTCCTTCAGTTCCTGACCTG GTAATCAGTGGCATAAACATGGGCAGTAACTGTGGTTATCACAT TGTTTACTCTGGAACAGTGGCTGGTGCTCGTGAGGCCTTTCTTAATGGTGTACCTGCAATCTCTGTATCCTATGATTG GGTTGGAGCTAAGAGCAGTATTAATGACTTCACACTTGCTGCCGAGGCTTGCTTACCTATCATAAATGGAGTACTGGCGGaattaagaaacaaaactTATCCCCAAAACTGTTTCTTGAATATAGATCTGCCAGCAAATATTGCTAACCATAAG GGGTATAAGCTCACTAAGCAAGGTAAAAGTTTAATCAAAATGGGGTGGAGGCAAGTTACTTCTGAGTCTGACAAGGCAGCAGGAAAAATGTTGTCAACAATGGTAATGGAGACGGATTCAACAGCATCTACAGAAATTAATGCATCAGCTACATCAGCAGAACATCTTTTGTTCACGAGAGAA aTAAGGAGTGGCCAAGTCGATGAGGATGATAGTGACCACCGATCTCTTCAAGAAGGATAT aTTACTGTCACTCCTCTTGGTGCCTTGTCTAATGTTGAGATAGATTGCCATGCCTACTTAAAAGAGTGGCTGCCAAATGCAGCTGAACGCTTGTCTGCATCGGCCTTATAA
- the LOC18793774 gene encoding probable serine/threonine-protein kinase WNK9 isoform X1 — translation MNGVTAPEQDYSEFVEVDPTGRYGRYNEVLGKGASKTVYRAFDEYEGIEVAWNQVKLYDFLRNPEDLERLYREIHLLKTLKHNNIMKFYSSWVDTANRHINFVTEMFISGTLRQYRLKHKRVNIRAVKHWCRQILKGLLYLHSHDPPVIHRDLKCDNIFINGNQGEVKIGDLGLAAVLRKSHADRCVGTPEFMAPEVYEEEYNELVDIYSFGMCILEMVTFEYPYSECTHPAQIYKKVISGKKPEALYKVKDPEVRRFVEKCLVAVSRRLSARELLKDPFLRVDDYGYDLRSIEYPRDMSEIGPLLRQPYSELHHSNSSLSNGYGHCLGYETENDLDYHSVDYRLSEIDLFACQEDEHLGDLDLTIKGRRREDDGIFLRLRIADKEGRIRNIYFPFDTETDTALSVAREMVAELDITDQDVTKIAEMIDGEIATLVPGWKSGRGIEQSPHCNNASFCQNCASYGSILDYASSDSPGVKNLQVLQCSKHGSAAVHGRFEEITYQVQGSEQCLTDGAPRTSSHSNGVPYADIWAQRDGPESSSHCSREIHCDENHETMDVTNFGKEERIITMDNESDSKARNSFSEKLSTTSDQLDDYENELRQELRWLKATYQIQLREIRDQQLGVKPKTSSLSPNSDHSEHREKNGALMSLVSPRRTTENKKPSLKCFSSGKQFTYFPEDAEKKYLANQSLQNCEAIDGAYSPEQMITAKSFYVGALLPHSLHRATSLPVDAIDV, via the exons ATGAATGGTGTTACTGCCCCTGAACAGGATTACTCTGAGTTTGTAGAAGTTGATCCTACTGGAAGATATGGAAGA tacaatgAAGTTCTTGGCAAAGGAGCTTCAAAAACAGT CTATAGGGCCTTTGATGAGTATGAAGGGATTGAAGTAGCATGGAACCAAGTGAAGCTTTATGACTTCTTGCGGAACCCTGAAGATCTTGAGAGGCTCTACCGTGAAATTCATCTGCTCAAGACCTTGAAGCACAACAATATCATGAAGTTTTACTCTTCTTGGGTTGATACTGCTAACAGACACATTAACTTTGTTACTGAGATGTTTATTTCTGGTACTCTCAGACA GTATAGGCTAAAACACAAGAGAGTTAACATCAGAGCAGTGAAGCACTGGTGTAGGCAGATTTTGAAAGGGCTTCTTTATCTCCATAGCCATGACCCCCCTGTGATCCACAGAGATCTCAAGTGTGACAATATTTTCATCAATGGGAACCAAGGTGAAGTCAAGATTGGTGATCTTGGCCTCGCTGCTGTCCTCCGTAAATCGCATGCTGATCGTTGTGTTG GAACGCCAGAGTTCATGGCTCCAGAGGTTTATGAAGAGGAATACAATGAATTAGTTGACATTTATTCCTTTGGGATGTGCATCTTGGAGATGGTTACCTTTGAATATCCATACAGTGAATGCACTCATCCTGCTCAAATCTATAAGAAAGTTATCTCT GGGAAAAAACCAGAAGCTCTATACAAAGTAAAGGATCCTGAGGTGCGGCGTTTTGTTGAAAAATGCTTAGTGGCCGTGTCTCGTAGACTTTCTGCTAGGGAGCTTTTGAAAGACCCTTTTCTCCGGGTTGATGATTATGGATATGATTTAAGGTCAATAGAGTATCCAAGGGATATGTCTGAAATAGGGCCCCTCTTAAGACAACCTTACTCTGAACTTCATCACAGTAACAGCTCTTTGAGTAATGGGTATGGCCATTGTCTTGGTtatgaaactgaaaatgaTTTGGATTACCATTCGGTTGATTACAGATTGAGTGAAATTGATCTATTTGCTTGTCAAGAGGATGAGCATTTGGGTGATCTTGACCTCACAATCAAAGGAAGGAGGAGAGAAGATGATGGCATCTTTTTAAGGCTCAGAATTGCAGATAAAGAAG GCCGCATCCGAAACATCTACTTcccatttgatactgagacTGACACGGCATTGAGTGTTGCTAGAGAGATGGTTGCTGAGCTTGATATCACAGACCAAGATGTGACAAAAATAGCAGAGATGATTGATGGTGAAATTGCTACCTTGGTACCAGGGTGGAAGAGTGGCCGAGGCATAGAACAAAGTCCCCATTGCAATAATGCaagtttttgtcaaaattgtGCCTCATATGGTTCCATTCTGGATTATGCATCATCAGATAGTCCAGGTGTCAAGAACCTCCAAGTTCTTCAGTGTTCTAAACATGGATCTGCTGCTGTCCATGGCCGTTTTGAAGAGATTACCTACCAAGTTCAAGGGTCAGAACAATGTCTTACAGATGGTGCACCCAGAACATCAAGCCATTCTAATGGTGTGCCCTATGCTGATATCTGGGCTCAAAGAGATGGACCAGAATCCAGCTCACATTGTTCAAGAGAGATCCATTGTGATGAAAATCATGAAACAATGGATGTAACAAACTTTGGAAAGGAAGAGAGAATTATAACTATGGACAATGAGAGCGACTCCAAAGCAAGAAATTCTTTCTCAGAGAAACTTTCAACCACTTCTGATCAATTAGATGATTATGAGAATGAGCTTCGTCAAGAACTAAGATGGCTCAAAGCAACGTATCAAATACAGTTGAGGGAGATTAGGGACCAACAGCTTGGAGTAAAACCAAAAACTTCAAGCCTAAGTCCAAATTCTGATCACTCGGAGCACAGGGAAAAGAATGGAGCTTTAATGTCCTTGGTTTCACCCCGGCGGAcgacagaaaacaaaaaaccttcCCTGAAATGCTTTTCCTCAGGAAAGCAATTCACATATTTTCCAGAGGATgctgaaaagaaatatttGGCAAACCAAAGTCTCCAAAATTGTGAGGCAATTGATGGGGCTTACAGTCCTGAGCAAATGATCACTGCAAAGAGTTTCTACGTAGGAGCGTTGCTTCCACACTCTCTTCACAGGGCAACTTCTCTACCAGTTGATGCTATAGATGTTTAA